The following coding sequences lie in one Heyndrickxia oleronia genomic window:
- the comGF gene encoding competence type IV pilus minor pilin ComGF: protein MGFTLIECILTMLIISMIFLLFPLFIKTYEHINQSLSTEEDYEWNLFLIQLRKEMRESDGLDVSNNRLFLKMNDQMIMYEQYGTVLRRRVDSEGHEIVLQNINQVLFGVNDLKLQVHIQFINHHQRDANYSSIVYRQ, encoded by the coding sequence ATGGGCTTTACTTTAATAGAATGTATTCTTACGATGCTTATCATTTCGATGATCTTCCTCCTTTTCCCCCTGTTTATCAAAACATACGAGCATATTAATCAATCCTTATCAACTGAAGAAGATTATGAATGGAATCTTTTTTTAATCCAGTTAAGAAAAGAAATGAGGGAAAGTGATGGATTGGATGTTAGTAATAATAGGCTTTTTCTTAAAATGAACGATCAAATGATCATGTATGAACAGTATGGGACTGTCTTAAGACGAAGAGTTGATTCTGAAGGTCATGAAATTGTATTGCAAAATATAAATCAGGTACTATTTGGAGTAAACGATTTAAAGTTGCAAGTTCACATTCAATTTATTAATCATCATCAACGGGATGCCAATTATAGTTCAATCGTATATCGTCAATAG
- the comGG gene encoding competence type IV pilus minor pilin ComGG, giving the protein MRNQKGFVFPLVLGVIFITFLFLTSSTHIYLSEKRYLHETKGYYISNSLNVMAIKSLIRQIENQNNMDSGTIAFNQGKINYHVYPQEEENYLINITTSIEHGRAIKYQVLYSIKDHRLLKWNEN; this is encoded by the coding sequence ATGAGAAATCAAAAAGGTTTTGTTTTCCCTCTCGTATTAGGGGTTATATTTATTACCTTTTTATTCCTAACATCCTCTACCCATATTTATTTATCTGAAAAACGATATTTGCATGAAACAAAAGGATATTATATCAGTAATAGTTTAAACGTGATGGCAATAAAAAGCTTAATTAGGCAAATTGAAAATCAAAATAATATGGATAGCGGCACAATTGCATTTAATCAAGGAAAAATTAATTATCATGTCTATCCTCAAGAAGAGGAGAATTATTTAATAAACATTACTACATCAATAGAGCATGGTCGAGCGATTAAATATCAAGTATTATATAGTATAAAAGACCATCGTCTATTAAAATGGAATGAAAATTAA
- a CDS encoding shikimate kinase: MDKLYIIGFMGAGKTTIGKELSKLLKCSMYDTDVLIELEEGTTIAEIFANKGEEYFRKKETEILQRTEEYEGIITTGGGIISSEVNQQLLKKLGFTIFLQCDPLQMVKRIQNDPTRPLARNKSEREMINLYQSRLPYYKESADMIIDTTNLSIPETLKKLEGCIQELELGNN, from the coding sequence GTGGATAAGCTGTATATCATAGGTTTTATGGGTGCCGGAAAAACAACAATTGGAAAAGAACTTTCCAAGCTATTGAAATGTTCTATGTATGATACAGATGTTTTGATTGAGCTGGAAGAAGGAACAACCATTGCAGAAATTTTTGCAAATAAAGGTGAAGAATATTTTCGCAAAAAAGAAACAGAAATTTTACAAAGGACAGAAGAGTATGAAGGGATTATCACTACTGGAGGGGGAATTATTAGTTCAGAAGTGAATCAACAATTATTAAAAAAATTAGGCTTCACAATATTTTTGCAATGTGATCCTCTTCAGATGGTCAAAAGAATACAAAATGACCCGACACGTCCATTGGCACGGAATAAATCAGAAAGAGAAATGATTAATCTATATCAATCAAGATTGCCGTATTATAAGGAAAGTGCAGATATGATTATAGATACCACTAATTTATCCATCCCTGAAACGTTAAAAAAACTTGAAGGATGTATACAAGAATTAGAGCTTGGCAATAATTAA
- a CDS encoding YqzE family protein, which produces MSTNDYVKYITQTFVKHFDTPKSDRIQSRLERKEQKNPFLYRWFGVLPYSIIMLFKRK; this is translated from the coding sequence ATGTCTACTAATGATTATGTAAAATATATTACCCAAACCTTTGTGAAACACTTTGACACGCCAAAATCCGATCGAATCCAATCACGATTGGAACGAAAAGAACAAAAGAATCCATTTCTTTATCGCTGGTTTGGTGTATTGCCCTATTCAATTATAATGCTATTTAAAAGGAAATAG
- a CDS encoding YqhG family protein codes for MQQQEIHQYLSQYFEANECEIIESEAGYLTVQLTKELDKELMNRPFYWHYLEKTGGIPNPMKLTLITDQEKAPDQIKGEVIHFGSPRLHQIFQSTKNFAKYIRLYEISQTMPKQQTPLYPWLGMNIKISYQCDRKRDVFRSFGLNLINGILIEQFHEKLTKKVLSPKIPDLSFTLTPIIMPTSGVTRIENFLRQEIMKEDHSWAEEAKQRWNEDLSLLDHFYEDIEEKPEAYLTEKEALKHQYEPFITIEIINGGLFYLMDNHIYEEN; via the coding sequence GTGCAGCAGCAGGAAATTCATCAATATCTTAGTCAATATTTTGAAGCAAACGAGTGTGAGATTATTGAAAGTGAAGCTGGTTACTTAACCGTTCAGTTAACAAAGGAACTTGATAAAGAATTAATGAATCGTCCTTTTTACTGGCATTATTTAGAGAAAACAGGTGGAATCCCTAACCCAATGAAATTAACTCTGATTACTGATCAAGAAAAAGCTCCTGATCAAATCAAAGGCGAGGTCATTCATTTTGGTTCTCCTCGTCTTCATCAAATTTTTCAATCGACGAAGAATTTTGCAAAATATATTCGATTATATGAAATCTCTCAAACTATGCCCAAGCAACAAACACCTTTATATCCATGGCTAGGAATGAATATAAAAATTTCTTATCAATGTGATCGGAAACGTGATGTTTTCCGGTCATTTGGTTTAAACCTTATTAACGGTATACTCATCGAACAATTTCATGAAAAACTGACAAAGAAAGTGCTATCCCCTAAAATTCCAGATTTAAGTTTTACCTTAACACCAATTATTATGCCTACAAGTGGTGTAACTAGAATTGAAAATTTTTTAAGACAGGAAATTATGAAGGAAGATCATTCATGGGCAGAAGAAGCAAAACAGCGTTGGAATGAGGATTTATCTTTATTAGATCATTTTTATGAAGACATCGAAGAAAAACCGGAAGCTTATTTAACAGAAAAAGAAGCATTAAAACATCAATATGAACCTTTCATTACAATTGAAATTATCAATGGTGGACTGTTTTATTTGATGGATAATCATATATATGAAGAGAACTAA
- a CDS encoding DEAD/DEAH box helicase — protein sequence MSIKINFDHSWSKGLADRFVKDGPWGNWQLYDLAIQMEKQQIIPEFEGLQCTKHLANLKPLPHQLEVAKQVVENMNGKAILADEVGLGKTIEAGLILKELMIRRLVKKVLILVPASLVSQWAFELNTKFYIPAVAQKKSYVWDQCDCVISSIDTAKRSPHREKIYEQSYDLVIIDEAHKLKNHKTKNYEFVQNLKKKFCLLLTATPIQNRIDEIFHLVSLLKPGHLGSQTNFFEKYKSGERSTKDEERLKELVNKVMIRNRRIDTGIEWTKRHVKTILIDFSKEERDLYDSIQLLKTNDQAYGPGGFSMMTLQREACSSRESVYYTLKNMLKKYENPSPLFTEQISLLFKKIEAVKQNSKAEKTLELIKNINDKVIIFTEYRATQLYLQWFLKQHGISSVPFRGGFKRGKKDWMRELFQKHAQVLIATEAGGEGINLQFCHHMINFDLPWNPMRLEQRIGRVHRLGQQEDVHIYNLATKNTVEDHILKLLYEKINLFERVIGELDDILTRLEFGKLENHLQDIFQNSRTEGEMKIKMDNLTEMIQFAESIKEKEGGNFGAAAGNSSIS from the coding sequence ATGTCAATAAAAATAAATTTTGATCACTCATGGAGTAAGGGTTTAGCAGATCGATTCGTAAAGGATGGTCCCTGGGGAAATTGGCAATTATATGATTTAGCAATCCAGATGGAAAAACAACAAATTATACCTGAGTTTGAAGGATTACAATGCACAAAACACTTAGCAAACTTAAAACCTTTGCCACACCAGCTAGAAGTTGCAAAACAAGTTGTTGAAAATATGAATGGCAAAGCCATTTTGGCAGATGAGGTTGGATTAGGAAAAACAATTGAAGCCGGATTAATTTTAAAAGAACTCATGATCCGGCGTCTTGTAAAAAAAGTGTTGATCCTTGTTCCCGCCTCTTTAGTCTCTCAATGGGCGTTTGAATTGAACACAAAATTCTATATTCCAGCAGTTGCTCAGAAAAAAAGCTATGTTTGGGATCAATGTGATTGCGTGATTTCTTCCATCGATACCGCAAAACGATCTCCACATCGGGAAAAAATTTACGAGCAAAGTTATGATTTAGTCATTATTGATGAGGCACATAAATTAAAAAATCATAAAACAAAAAACTATGAATTTGTGCAAAATCTCAAAAAAAAGTTCTGTCTTTTGCTAACAGCGACTCCAATCCAAAATCGTATTGATGAGATTTTTCATTTAGTATCACTTTTAAAACCTGGTCATCTTGGTAGTCAAACGAACTTTTTTGAAAAATATAAAAGTGGTGAAAGGTCGACAAAGGATGAAGAACGTTTAAAAGAACTAGTTAATAAAGTAATGATCCGCAATCGTAGAATAGATACAGGGATTGAGTGGACTAAACGTCATGTTAAAACTATTTTAATTGATTTTTCTAAAGAGGAAAGAGATTTATATGATTCCATCCAACTATTGAAAACTAATGATCAAGCATATGGCCCAGGCGGTTTTTCTATGATGACTTTACAACGCGAAGCATGCAGTAGCAGGGAATCTGTCTACTATACATTAAAAAACATGTTGAAAAAATACGAAAATCCATCGCCTCTTTTTACAGAACAGATTTCACTTTTATTTAAAAAAATTGAAGCCGTTAAACAAAATTCAAAAGCTGAGAAAACTTTAGAATTAATAAAAAATATAAATGATAAAGTCATTATTTTCACTGAATATCGAGCTACACAGCTTTATTTGCAATGGTTTTTAAAGCAACATGGAATTAGCTCTGTTCCGTTTCGCGGCGGATTTAAACGTGGGAAGAAGGACTGGATGAGAGAATTATTCCAAAAACATGCACAGGTTTTAATTGCAACCGAGGCTGGTGGGGAAGGAATTAACCTACAGTTCTGCCATCATATGATAAATTTTGATTTACCTTGGAATCCAATGAGATTAGAACAACGAATTGGACGTGTACATCGTCTAGGTCAACAAGAAGATGTTCATATTTATAATTTAGCTACGAAAAATACGGTCGAAGATCACATTCTTAAACTTCTTTATGAAAAAATAAATTTATTTGAACGTGTAATTGGAGAATTAGATGACATTTTAACAAGGTTGGAGTTTGGAAAATTAGAAAATCATTTGCAAGACATCTTTCAGAACTCACGAACTGAAGGAGAAATGAAAATTAAAATGGATAATTTAACAGAAATGATACAGTTTGCCGAAAGTATAAAAGAAAAAGAAGGAGGTAATTTCGGTGCAGCAGCAGGAAATTCATCAATATCTTAG
- the gcvT gene encoding glycine cleavage system aminomethyltransferase GcvT: MSELKRTPLYDVYKEYGGKTIDFGGWELPVQFSSIKEEHEAVRTKAGLFDVSHMGEITVKGKDSTAFLQKVMTNDISKIAIHGAQYNAMCNANGGTVDDLLVYKYSDEHYLLVVNASNIEKDFNWLKEHVEGDVALENISSSIGQIAIQGPLAETILQSIVNDMNLADIKFFKFNPEVSIKGITALVSRTGYTGEDGFEIYCRAEDTISLWKELLAAGKEEGLLPCGLGARDTLRFEATLPLYGQELTAEISPLEAGIGFAVKTTKNADFIGKSVLKEQKEKGLTRKIIGIEMIDRGIPRHGYKIFSGAEEIGWVTTGTQSPTLKKNIGLGLVDIQFTELDQEIDIEIRNKRLKAKVIQTPFYKRPKK; encoded by the coding sequence ATGTCAGAATTAAAGAGAACACCATTATATGATGTATATAAAGAATATGGTGGCAAAACAATTGATTTTGGTGGATGGGAATTGCCAGTACAATTTTCAAGTATTAAAGAAGAACATGAAGCAGTTCGTACGAAAGCTGGTTTATTTGATGTATCCCATATGGGTGAAATAACGGTTAAAGGAAAAGACAGTACAGCATTTTTACAAAAAGTCATGACAAATGATATTTCAAAGATTGCCATTCATGGTGCACAGTATAATGCCATGTGCAATGCAAATGGTGGTACTGTTGATGATCTATTAGTTTATAAGTATTCAGATGAACATTACCTACTTGTAGTGAATGCCAGCAATATTGAAAAAGATTTTAACTGGCTAAAGGAACATGTGGAAGGTGATGTCGCTTTAGAAAATATTTCTTCAAGCATTGGTCAAATTGCTATTCAAGGTCCCCTTGCAGAAACGATTCTACAATCGATTGTGAATGACATGAATTTGGCCGATATTAAATTTTTTAAATTTAATCCTGAAGTGAGTATTAAAGGGATAACAGCATTAGTTTCTCGTACAGGGTATACGGGTGAAGATGGCTTTGAAATTTATTGTCGTGCAGAGGATACCATTTCATTATGGAAGGAACTATTAGCTGCCGGAAAGGAAGAAGGGCTACTTCCTTGTGGCTTAGGAGCTAGGGACACTCTTCGTTTTGAAGCAACCTTGCCATTATATGGTCAAGAATTAACTGCGGAAATCAGTCCCCTTGAAGCTGGGATTGGATTTGCTGTGAAAACGACTAAGAACGCTGACTTTATTGGAAAGTCCGTATTAAAAGAACAAAAGGAAAAAGGTTTAACTAGAAAAATCATAGGAATTGAAATGATTGATCGTGGAATTCCACGTCATGGATATAAAATCTTCTCAGGAGCCGAAGAAATTGGCTGGGTAACAACAGGAACACAGTCCCCTACATTGAAGAAAAATATTGGTTTAGGTCTTGTTGATATTCAATTTACAGAACTAGATCAAGAGATCGATATTGAAATTCGTAATAAACGTTTAAAAGCAAAAGTAATACAAACACCATTTTATAAACGACCTAAAAAATAG
- the gcvPA gene encoding aminomethyl-transferring glycine dehydrogenase subunit GcvPA, with amino-acid sequence MTKHRYLPMTEQDKKEMLQTIGVDSVDELFSDIPEKVRFNGLYNIKEAKSESSLLKELSQMAAKNMDVKQNISFLGAGVYDHYIPTIVDHVISRSEFYTAYTPYQPEISQGELQAIFEFQTMICELTGMDVANSSMYDGGTALAEAAMLSCGQTRRKKVLISETVHPESREVLKTYAKGQYIDVVEIPHENGVTDIKALEREINEDVAAVILQYPNFFGRIEPLKEFEPIVHQHKGLFIVSSNPLALGAITPPGKFGADIVVGDAQVFGIPQSFGGPHCGYFAVTNKLMRKVPGRLVGETVDENGKRGYVLTLQAREQHIRRDKATSNICSNQALNALAASVAMTALGRKGVKEMAVQNIQKACYAKKAFSQNGFELVLDGPSFNEFVVKLNKPVKEVNKQLLAKGIIGGYDLSKDYPKMVNHMLIAVTELRTKEEIDQFIKELRDSHE; translated from the coding sequence ATGACAAAGCATCGTTATCTACCGATGACAGAGCAGGATAAGAAAGAAATGCTTCAAACAATAGGGGTTGACTCTGTTGATGAGTTATTCAGTGATATACCAGAAAAAGTCCGTTTTAATGGATTATATAACATAAAAGAAGCAAAATCTGAAAGCTCCTTACTTAAAGAATTAAGTCAAATGGCAGCAAAAAATATGGATGTAAAGCAAAATATTTCATTTTTAGGTGCTGGTGTTTATGATCACTATATACCAACGATTGTTGATCATGTCATAAGTAGATCTGAATTTTATACGGCGTATACGCCATATCAACCGGAAATTTCTCAAGGTGAATTACAAGCAATATTTGAATTTCAGACCATGATATGTGAATTAACAGGTATGGATGTAGCAAATTCATCTATGTATGATGGAGGAACAGCGTTAGCCGAAGCAGCAATGCTCAGCTGTGGCCAAACACGTAGAAAAAAAGTCCTTATTTCTGAAACTGTTCACCCGGAATCACGTGAAGTCTTAAAAACATATGCAAAAGGTCAGTATATTGATGTGGTTGAAATTCCACATGAAAATGGTGTGACAGATATAAAGGCATTAGAAAGAGAAATTAATGAAGATGTAGCAGCAGTGATTTTACAATACCCTAACTTCTTTGGAAGAATTGAACCATTAAAAGAATTCGAGCCTATAGTCCATCAACACAAAGGTTTATTTATTGTTTCGAGTAACCCTCTAGCATTGGGTGCTATTACCCCTCCAGGAAAGTTTGGTGCAGATATTGTCGTCGGCGATGCGCAAGTGTTTGGCATTCCACAAAGCTTTGGAGGTCCACATTGTGGGTACTTTGCAGTTACTAATAAATTAATGAGAAAGGTGCCAGGACGATTAGTTGGAGAAACAGTTGATGAAAATGGGAAAAGAGGCTATGTATTAACTCTTCAAGCCCGTGAACAGCATATTCGCCGAGATAAAGCAACATCTAATATATGCTCTAACCAAGCATTGAACGCATTAGCAGCTTCAGTAGCCATGACAGCCCTTGGAAGAAAAGGTGTGAAAGAAATGGCGGTTCAAAATATCCAAAAAGCCTGTTATGCGAAAAAAGCATTTTCTCAAAATGGTTTTGAACTTGTATTGGATGGACCAAGCTTTAATGAGTTTGTCGTGAAATTAAATAAGCCTGTTAAAGAAGTAAATAAACAATTACTTGCAAAAGGAATTATTGGTGGGTATGACTTAAGCAAAGATTATCCGAAAATGGTTAATCATATGTTGATTGCTGTTACTGAGTTACGTACAAAAGAGGAAATTGATCAATTTATTAAAGAATTGAGGGATAGCCATGAATAA
- the gcvPB gene encoding aminomethyl-transferring glycine dehydrogenase subunit GcvPB: MNKVDQPLIFELTKPGRIGYSLPELDVPNIDISEYFSAEYIRDEEPNLPEVSELDIMRHYTALSKKNHGVDSGFYPLGSCTMKYNPKINESVARFPGFAHIHPLQDEDTVQGALELMYDLQEHLIEITGMDEVTLQPAAGAHGEWTGLMMIRAYHEANGDVNRTKVIVPDSAHGTNPASATVAGLETITVKSNENGLVDLEDLRKLVGPDTAALMLTNPNTLGLFEENILEMAEIVHGAGGKLYYDGANLNAVLSKARPGDMGFDVVHLNLHKTFTGPHGGGGPGSGPVGVKKDLIPFLPKPVLVKEGDRYTFEYNRPQSIGRVKPYYGNFGINVRAYTYIRTMGPDGLKAVTENAVINANYMMRRLAEYYDLPYDRHCKHEFVLSGKRQKKLGVRTLDIAKRLLDFGYHPPTIYFPLNVEECMMIEPTETESKETLDAFIDAMIQIAKETEENPEIVQEAPHTTVVKRLDETLAARKPVLRYVK; encoded by the coding sequence ATGAATAAGGTGGATCAACCATTAATTTTTGAACTCACAAAACCTGGCCGAATCGGTTATAGTCTTCCTGAACTTGATGTTCCTAATATTGACATTAGTGAATATTTTTCAGCTGAATATATTCGTGATGAGGAGCCCAATCTACCAGAAGTATCTGAATTAGATATTATGCGTCATTATACTGCTTTATCAAAGAAAAATCATGGTGTAGATTCTGGATTCTATCCTCTCGGTTCATGTACGATGAAATATAACCCTAAAATAAATGAATCTGTTGCTCGTTTTCCAGGATTTGCTCATATTCATCCACTCCAAGATGAAGACACAGTTCAAGGTGCATTAGAATTAATGTATGATCTTCAAGAGCATCTTATTGAAATAACTGGTATGGATGAAGTCACTTTACAGCCTGCAGCTGGAGCGCACGGGGAATGGACGGGATTAATGATGATCCGTGCTTATCATGAAGCAAATGGTGATGTAAATCGAACGAAAGTGATTGTACCAGATTCTGCTCATGGAACCAATCCGGCATCAGCTACAGTAGCAGGTCTTGAAACGATTACTGTAAAGTCTAATGAGAATGGATTAGTAGATTTAGAGGATTTACGAAAATTAGTTGGTCCTGATACAGCTGCATTAATGTTAACCAACCCAAATACTCTTGGGTTATTTGAGGAAAATATTTTAGAGATGGCTGAAATTGTTCATGGTGCTGGTGGAAAATTATACTATGATGGGGCAAATTTAAATGCTGTCCTTTCGAAAGCACGTCCTGGCGACATGGGATTTGATGTTGTTCATTTAAATTTGCATAAAACCTTCACTGGACCACATGGTGGTGGTGGACCAGGTTCAGGTCCGGTAGGTGTGAAAAAGGATTTAATTCCATTCCTACCTAAACCAGTATTGGTTAAGGAAGGCGATCGATATACATTTGAATATAATCGTCCACAATCAATCGGTCGTGTAAAGCCATACTATGGAAATTTTGGCATTAATGTTCGAGCATATACATATATTCGAACAATGGGACCTGATGGACTAAAAGCAGTAACAGAAAATGCAGTAATCAATGCCAATTATATGATGAGAAGATTAGCAGAATACTATGATCTTCCGTATGATCGTCACTGTAAGCATGAATTTGTTCTTAGTGGGAAGCGCCAAAAGAAATTGGGGGTACGTACATTAGATATTGCCAAGCGTCTTTTAGATTTTGGTTACCATCCACCAACTATTTACTTCCCATTAAATGTTGAGGAATGTATGATGATTGAGCCTACAGAGACAGAATCGAAGGAAACCTTGGATGCTTTTATTGATGCAATGATTCAGATTGCGAAAGAAACAGAAGAAAATCCTGAGATTGTGCAAGAAGCTCCACATACTACAGTCGTAAAACGTTTAGATGAAACCTTAGCTGCCCGTAAACCAGTTTTAAGATATGTAAAATAA
- a CDS encoding rhodanese-like domain-containing protein, producing the protein MGSLYFLIIVIIALVAYTLFNYFSQKKAVKTLSEEEFKAGYRKAQLIDVREANEFDGGHILGSRNIPLSQLKMRMKEIRPDKPVYLYCQSGMRSGRAAQMLYKKGYRELYQLQGGFKKWTGKIKSK; encoded by the coding sequence GTGGGAAGTTTATATTTTCTTATTATTGTAATCATAGCCTTAGTTGCATACACTCTTTTTAATTATTTTTCCCAAAAGAAAGCGGTAAAAACTTTAAGTGAAGAAGAGTTCAAAGCAGGTTATAGGAAAGCGCAATTAATTGATGTACGGGAAGCAAATGAGTTTGATGGAGGACATATACTAGGTTCAAGAAATATCCCTCTTTCCCAATTAAAAATGAGAATGAAAGAAATCCGTCCAGATAAGCCTGTTTATTTATATTGCCAAAGCGGAATGCGTAGTGGACGAGCTGCCCAAATGCTTTATAAAAAAGGCTATCGTGAGCTCTATCAATTACAAGGCGGATTTAAAAAATGGACTGGAAAAATAAAATCTAAATAA